The Streptomyces kanamyceticus DNA segment GATCGCCGATGACATTCCGCTGACCTCGGCCGCGCTGATCGGCTGCGGCGTGGTCACCGGCGTCGGCGCCGTGCTCAACCGGGCCAAGGTCGACCGGGGCGAATCCGTGGTGGTGATCGGCACGGGTGGCATCGGGCTCAACGTCCTCCAGGGCGCGCGGATCGCCGGTGCGACGCGCATCGTCGCGGTGGACGCCAACCCCGAAAAGGAAGCCGTGGCACGGCAGTTCGGGGCCACGCACTTCCTGCGCTCCACCGAGGGCGTCAAGGAGATCCTGCCGGACGGCGCCGACCACGCCTTCGAGTGCGTGGGCCGCGTCGAGCTGGTGCGCGAGGCGATCGACCTGCTCGACCGGCACGGCCAGGCGGTGCTTCTCGGCATGCCCGCCGCCACGGCCGAGGCGTCGTTCGTGGTCGCGTCGATGTTCCTCGACAAGTCCATCCTCGGCTGCCGCTACGGATCGGCGCGCCCCCAGCGGGACTTCGCGCTCTACGCCGAGCTGTACCGCGCGGGACGGCTCATGCTGGACGAACTGGTCACCGCCACCTACCCGGTCGAGGACTTCGCCAAGGCCGTGCAGGACGCGGAGGCGGGACGGGTGGCGCGCGGGGTGCTGACGTTCTGAAGCCGTTCGAGAGGCGGCCGGTCGCGAGGCGCCTGTGGATAACCCGTGGGCATTGTCAGTGCCGTCGCCTAGCTTCGGAACATGAGCTATCGCGAGGTCATGACCAAGGAGGTCGTCCGCTGGGGCGTCGTGGCCGTCGGCGCCCGGATGCCGGTGGCCGCGGCGCCGCTCGCGGTGGTCTTCCTCGTGCGCGAGCGGCCCGGCGGCTATGCGCTGGGCGCGGTGCTCGCCGCGGTGTACGTGATCGGCGAGATCATCGGCGCCCCGCTGCTCGGCGTGCGGCTGCGGGCCGAGCGGGCGCGGCCGCAGCTGGCCGTGGGGCTCGCCGTGGGCGCGCTCGGATTCGCCGCGCTCGGCGCGCTGCCCGGCGCGCACCCCGTGGCCCTCGGGCTCTTCGCCTTCGTCGCGGGCGCCGCCCCCGCCGCCGCGACCGGCGGCCTGCGCGCGCTCCTGAACAGCGTGGTGCCGGAGAAGGCCGCCGCGCAGGCGCTGTCCGTCGAGTCGATGCTGACCTTCGGGATATGGGCCGTCGCGCCCGCCGCCGTCACCGGGCTCGCCCTCGGCGTCTCACCCGCGCTCCCGCTCCTGCTCGCCGCCGCGCTCATGGCGTCCGCCGTCGCGGGGCTCTGGCTGCTGCCCGTCGGCTGGGATTCCGACGCGGACGACCGGGGCGGCGAGCCGATGACGCGGATCCTCGTGCGGGCCTGGCCGATCTACGTCACGGGCGCGGCCAGCCTGTCCATGCTCGCCCTCGCCGAGCTGGTGCTGCCCGCCCTCCTCGAACAGCGCGGCATAGCCGTGGGCTGGGCGGGGCCGCTGCTCGCCGGGCTCGCGCTCGGCTCCGCCGTCGGATCGTTCTGCTACGGCCTTCGCTCGTGGCCGGGGCGGCTGCGGACGCAGAGCATGGTGCTGATGTTCGCCGTCTCGGGCTGCCTCGCCCTGGTCGCCCTGCTGCCGTCCCTCGGCTGGCTGTTCGGCGCGCTCGGCGTCGCGGGAGTGCTGCAGGCGGGCGCGATGCTCACCCGGAACCTGTCGCTGCGCGAGGTCCTGCCGCCGAGCGCGCTCGCGGCGGGCTATTCGGTGATGTACGCGGCGGTGGGCGCGGGTTACGCGGCGAGCGGCTCCCTGGCGGGCGCCCTGCTCAGCGTCGCGTCGCCGTCGACGGCGATCCTGGCGGGCGTCGGCCTCAGCGTGGTCCTCACGGTGGTCGGGCTGCTCGGTGAGGTGCGGCCCGCACCGTCCACGGGGCAGGTCGTGTCCAGCGGGGCCGGCGCCTCCCCGGCTTCAGCGGACGGCGTCGGCGGGCGCGGCGACGACATCGCGGAACGTGCGGCGATACGCGGTGGGGGTGACGCCGAGCGCGGCCTGTAGGTGCTGGCGCATCGACTGCGCCGTGCCGAAGCCCGCGTTCCGCGCCACCTGGTCGACGGAGAGGCCGCTTGACTCAAGGAGGTGCCGCGCCCGCTCCACGCGCTGCTGGGTGAGCCACTGCCCGGGGCTGATGCCGACCTCCTCGCGGAAGCGGCGGGTGAACGTGCGCACCGACATGGCCTCCTGCTCGGCCAGGTCGCGCAGCTGGAGCGGCCGGTCGAGGCGGTCGAGCGCCCAGGCCCGCGCGGTGCTCGTGGTCGCCAACTGGGGCTCGGGGACCGGGCGTTCGATGTACTGCGCCTGGCCGCCGTCGCGGTGCGGGGGGACGACGGTGAGGCGGGCCACGGCGTTGGCGACGGCCGTGCCGTGGTCGCGGCGCACGATGTGGACGCAGAGGTCGACGCCGGACGCCACGCCCGCCGACGTCAGGACGTCACCGTCGTCGATGAACAGCACGTCCGCGTCGACCTTGATCTTCGGGAAGAGCCGCTGGAAGTGCTCGGCGGAGCTCCAGTGCGTGGTCGCGGGGCGGCCGTCGAGGTATCCGGCGGCGGCCAGGACGTACCCGCCCGTGCAGATGGAGATGAGCCGGGTGCCCGGCCTGATGTGCGCGAGTGCGGCGGTGAGCTCGTCGGTCAGCCGCCCCTCCTCGTACACGGGACCCAGTTCGTACGAGGCGGGCACCACGACGGTGTCCGCATCGGCCAGGGCCCCCGGCCCGTGTTCGACGAGGATCGCGTAGTCCGCGTCCGTCCGCACCGGCCCCGGTGGCCGGACGGAGCAGGTCACCACCTCGTACAGCCGGTGCCCCGCGGCGTCCCTGGCCCGCCCGAAGATCCGCTGAGGGATGCCCAGTTCGAACGGGATGACGCCGTCGAGGGCGAGGACGACGATGCGGTGGCGTGCGGGGGCGGGGTCTGTCCGTGTTCCGGGACGGTCGGCGGCCATGGCCCGATCCTAGCGAAGGCTGACCATCGGGCCACTCGTTCGGGTCGGATTCCGGCCGGATCCTTGCTGACGTGACCCAGACAATCGACCCGGCCGACGCGACGCGGACTCCCGGACCCGAGCGCGGGCGCCGCGCGTCCCGCATCCACCGCGCGTGGTTCGTCGCCGCGGTGACCTTCGTGACGATCATCGGCGCGGCCGCCTTCCGCTCCCTCCCCGG contains these protein-coding regions:
- a CDS encoding GlxA family transcriptional regulator, coding for MAADRPGTRTDPAPARHRIVVLALDGVIPFELGIPQRIFGRARDAAGHRLYEVVTCSVRPPGPVRTDADYAILVEHGPGALADADTVVVPASYELGPVYEEGRLTDELTAALAHIRPGTRLISICTGGYVLAAAGYLDGRPATTHWSSAEHFQRLFPKIKVDADVLFIDDGDVLTSAGVASGVDLCVHIVRRDHGTAVANAVARLTVVPPHRDGGQAQYIERPVPEPQLATTSTARAWALDRLDRPLQLRDLAEQEAMSVRTFTRRFREEVGISPGQWLTQQRVERARHLLESSGLSVDQVARNAGFGTAQSMRQHLQAALGVTPTAYRRTFRDVVAAPADAVR
- a CDS encoding Zn-dependent alcohol dehydrogenase; translated protein: MRGVVFDGKRVEVVDDLEIRDPGPGEVLVAIAAAGLCHSDLSVIDGTIPFPPPVVLGHEGAGVVEAVGAGVSHVAPGDHVALSTIASCGACAECNRGRPTMCRKAIGRPDKTFSRGGRPIYQFAANSAFAERTIVKAVQAVKIADDIPLTSAALIGCGVVTGVGAVLNRAKVDRGESVVVIGTGGIGLNVLQGARIAGATRIVAVDANPEKEAVARQFGATHFLRSTEGVKEILPDGADHAFECVGRVELVREAIDLLDRHGQAVLLGMPAATAEASFVVASMFLDKSILGCRYGSARPQRDFALYAELYRAGRLMLDELVTATYPVEDFAKAVQDAEAGRVARGVLTF
- a CDS encoding MFS transporter, producing MSYREVMTKEVVRWGVVAVGARMPVAAAPLAVVFLVRERPGGYALGAVLAAVYVIGEIIGAPLLGVRLRAERARPQLAVGLAVGALGFAALGALPGAHPVALGLFAFVAGAAPAAATGGLRALLNSVVPEKAAAQALSVESMLTFGIWAVAPAAVTGLALGVSPALPLLLAAALMASAVAGLWLLPVGWDSDADDRGGEPMTRILVRAWPIYVTGAASLSMLALAELVLPALLEQRGIAVGWAGPLLAGLALGSAVGSFCYGLRSWPGRLRTQSMVLMFAVSGCLALVALLPSLGWLFGALGVAGVLQAGAMLTRNLSLREVLPPSALAAGYSVMYAAVGAGYAASGSLAGALLSVASPSTAILAGVGLSVVLTVVGLLGEVRPAPSTGQVVSSGAGASPASADGVGGRGDDIAERAAIRGGGDAERGL